Proteins encoded in a region of the Cataglyphis hispanica isolate Lineage 1 chromosome 14, ULB_Chis1_1.0, whole genome shotgun sequence genome:
- the LOC126854396 gene encoding uncharacterized protein LOC126854396, producing the protein MLPIVPKEAKFILLILMVGHIVAKSCIFKSPLTLQLVLEYAKWRSWDQVVFFDNISPFNCALSYVRPLIECFGDKGISVSIQSATNPNIPDALTIPTHRIGSIIFLDGLNLTSPDNIIQMASQKFLFNYYISWLMVTTRNTDSTIDTVLRDLNIGIDSDVVVATSPLLNDNVSWKYAQKYRDKICQSFQHYGNRSEFTGPPKRRNIENATINLSYATLENRSVSFYLMHTYKIRHSDNTSLIVRYLGFWNPDSHTLKPPMSVKLRSDFRGLPIIFGVLNGTSDGQTDIADVEAANDITPFLDFATIVTNSVNASIELIPHEKLGTLTNKVWSHLLGDVVAGTVDIGLGYITSNDEERWTEMTFSHPLIRYMRNIYYRPLETGTMRDIFLQPFDNRLLSCVAGTYFIMLIAMATVIYVTKTILHKEQRCTGIGESALWCLSIMCMQGSPWSPRTPSGKILLLFSLIFSLVMYNAYAGFITSILSVQVTGIKSITDLLLNNFKLGYSAADDTYIRNDNDSNLRQLYIKAFNSRESRLETRTGLMKAVKGRYGFFVSATLARRALKTTFIQERCLLKELILPQTLTVVALPMAKSCPYRKIINLNILRIYERGVLDKIQERMLPTMPRCAASAAFHSARLTDVYSAFFLLTAGMLTAISIGIIERIWNKRKQMHQTIVRGLREHHLIPHIHFHNHHRDHDNRPNDHSHSHPHVALPSGRLRSDSTYLTMLQNQARQVQLFVGLQERDTSPKKSRGPGLELRFHIQRRSAGPKRASWSSFSGLSKRKLRSTEKIPTSNVEIAGTRTFPFQE; encoded by the exons ATTGTGCCCTTAGTTATGTCCGACCGTTGATCGAGTGCTTTGGTGATAAGGGCATCAGCGTGTCCATACAATCAGCAACAAACCCAAATATACCGGATGCTCTTACGATTCCAACGCACCGCATTGGTTCTATCATATTCTTGGATGGACTTAATCTGACATCAcctgataatattattcaaatg gCTTCTCAGAAAtttctattcaattattacatatcttGGCTTATGGTAACTACAAGAAATACTGACTCCACTATTGACACCGTTCTTCGAGACTTAAATATTGGTATCGATAGCGATGTAGTTGTAGCTACTTCGCCactattaaatgataatgtcTCTTGGAAATACGCACAGAAATATCGAGATAA gaTATGTCAATCTTTCCAACATTACGGCAATCGTTCAGAATTTACGGGACCACCAAAACGACGTAACATCGAAAACGCCACGATTAATCTGAGTTACGCTACTTTAGAGAATCGTTCAGTATCATTTTATCTGATGCACACTTACAAAATACGTCACTCTGATAATACGAGTCTCATTGTCCGATATCTCGGTTTTTGGAATCCGGACTCTCACACCCTTAAACCGCCAATGAGCGTGAAACTGAGAAGCGATTTCAGGGGTCTTCCCATTATTTTTGGTGTTTTGAATGGAACTAGTGATGGGCAAACGGATATTGCCGATGTAGAAGCCGCTAATGATATCACGCCATTTTTGGATTTCGCTACTATTGTCACCAACAGCGTGAACGCCAG TATCGAATTAATACCGCATGAAAAGCTTGGTACGTTAACTAACAAAGTATGGAGCCATCTTCTCGGCGACGTTGTCGCAGGTACCGTTGATATTGGTTTGGGATACATAACGTCAAATGATGAGGAACGTTGGACAGAAATGACATTTAGTCATCCTCTGATACGTTACAT GAGGAATATTTATTACCGTCCATTGGAGACTGGCACAATGAGGGATATATTTCTGCAACCCTTTGACAACCGATTACTCAGCTGCGTGGCgggaacatattttattatgttaattgcaATGGCGACAGTGATTTACGTCACAAAAACGATTTTGCATAAAGAACAAAGATGTACTGGGATCGGGGAATCTGCTCTTTGGTGTTTGAGTATTATGTGCATGCaag GATCACCTTGGAGTCCTCGAACTCCTTCTGGAAAGATCTTGCTGTTATTCAGTCTAATATTCTCTCTTGTAATGTACAATGCCTACGCCGGCTTTATCACATCGATATTATCGGTGCAAGTCACTGGAATCAAATCGATCACGGATCTTCTTCTTAATAACTTTAAACTAGGATACAGTGCCGCCGACGATACATACATAAGA AATGATAATGACAGTAATTTGCGTCAATTGTATATAAAGGCGTTCAATAGTCGCGAATCTCGTTTGGAAACAAGAACCGGGCTTATGAAAGCTGTCAAAGGACGGTACGGATTCTTTGTCAGCGCGACTCTTGCACGACGAGCTCTCAAAACAACTTTTATACAAGAGCGGTGCCTCTTAAAAGAGCTAATACTTCCACAAACACTTACAGTTGTCGCTCTTCCTATGGCCAAAAGTTGTCCGTACAGAAAGATTATCAACCTCAa taTATTACGTATATACGAACGCGGTGTCTTGGACAAAATACAAGAACGGATGCTACCAACGATGCCGCGATGCGCGGCATCGGCGGCTTTTCACAGTGCAAGACTTACAGACGTTTATTCTGCCTTCTTCCTCCTAACGGCAGGTATGCTTACAGCGATTTCCATCGGTATCATTGAGAGAATATGGAACAAACGAAAGCAGATGCATCAGACCATTGTACGCGGCCTACGCGAACATCACTTGATACCGCATATCCATTTCCATAATCATCATCGTGATCACGATAATCGCCCCAATGATCACTCTCACTCTCATCCTCATGTTGCTCTTCCAAGCGGTAGACTGCGTAGCGATTCCACTTATTTAACCATGCTGCAAAATCAGGCTCGTCAAGTACAGTTATTTGTCGGTCTTCAAGAGCGCGATACTTCCCCTAAAAAATCGAGAGGTCCGGGTTTGGAACTGCGTTTCCATATACAACGAAGATCGGCAGGTCCCAAAAGAGCATCTTGGTCTTCCTTTTCGGGCTTATCCAAAAGGAAGCTAAGGTCGACTGAGAAAATTCCGACTTCGAATGTGGAAATCGCTGGAACCCGGACCTTTCCGTTTCAGgaataa